Proteins from one Bacteroidota bacterium genomic window:
- a CDS encoding ATP-binding protein translates to MLNKSYYKTRIIFTFGVVTIILVVAISITSYNFIRNLYLDEISSHVKTSTQIISNQIDESYLDILSIGPPTKLTQAYFQNIFKNNTVNKTPSEIFIFNKNFMVLVHSDFSFVENRSNPNLIIYKKDIEALTVKQSFTSIPFKGDDGNWYLWGFYRFDRNYFLAVKESADKLQKVEDFATLFLYFGLIATVITIIVSWLIAKSITKPVDRLIKFSNEIGKGNFNVRPPENMKGEIALLSTAMEKMKNNLFENQKERENMLAQIAHEIRNPLGGIELFANLVKEDLKNENKNTENLDKILKEINGLKTLITAYLNYSKPKIATQELINLPDLMNDINNVFKPDLDKKKVRINYDLQSTNVWFDPEHLRQILINVVSNSLHSVSEDGLITITSNANHTNWWISVFDNGQGISEENIGLIFEPFFTTKKDGTGLGLSICKKLAKENNATIEAVNNKGRGCTFTIFGVDNKK, encoded by the coding sequence ATGCTAAACAAATCTTATTACAAAACACGAATTATTTTTACGTTCGGCGTCGTTACAATTATTCTTGTAGTTGCAATATCTATTACGAGTTATAATTTTATACGCAACCTTTACCTTGACGAAATATCTTCACACGTAAAAACATCTACTCAAATTATCTCTAATCAGATTGATGAATCGTATTTAGATATTTTAAGTATCGGCCCACCGACCAAACTAACGCAAGCGTATTTCCAAAATATTTTCAAAAATAATACCGTCAACAAAACTCCATCTGAAATATTTATCTTCAATAAAAATTTTATGGTTCTTGTCCACTCGGATTTTTCGTTTGTTGAAAATAGAAGCAATCCAAATCTTATCATTTACAAAAAAGATATTGAAGCACTTACGGTCAAACAGTCTTTTACATCGATTCCTTTTAAGGGAGACGACGGCAACTGGTATTTGTGGGGATTTTACCGCTTCGATAGAAATTATTTTCTTGCCGTGAAAGAAAGCGCTGACAAGCTCCAGAAGGTGGAAGATTTTGCAACGCTCTTTTTATACTTTGGATTAATCGCTACAGTTATTACAATTATCGTTAGCTGGTTAATAGCTAAGTCGATAACAAAGCCGGTTGATAGGCTTATTAAGTTTAGCAACGAAATCGGGAAAGGGAATTTTAACGTCCGTCCTCCGGAAAACATGAAGGGCGAAATAGCATTACTTTCGACCGCAATGGAAAAGATGAAAAACAACCTCTTCGAAAATCAGAAAGAGCGGGAAAATATGCTGGCACAAATAGCACACGAAATTCGCAACCCACTCGGTGGTATTGAATTATTCGCGAATTTAGTCAAAGAGGATTTAAAAAATGAAAATAAGAATACTGAAAATTTAGATAAAATCCTGAAAGAAATAAACGGGCTGAAAACTTTAATCACAGCTTATCTGAATTACAGCAAACCCAAGATCGCAACCCAAGAATTAATCAACCTGCCCGATTTGATGAATGATATCAATAATGTATTCAAACCGGATTTAGATAAAAAGAAAGTCCGAATAAATTATGACTTACAATCAACGAATGTGTGGTTCGACCCGGAACATTTACGCCAAATTTTAATTAACGTTGTTTCAAATAGTCTTCATTCCGTATCGGAGGATGGCTTAATAACAATTACTTCAAACGCGAATCATACAAATTGGTGGATATCGGTTTTTGATAATGGACAAGGAATTTCCGAAGAGAATATCGGTTTAATTTTTGAACCATTCTTTACGACGAAGAAAGATGGTACCGGACTTGGACTTTCTATCTGTAAAAAACTCGCAAAAGAAAATAATGCGACAATTGAAGCTGTAAACAACAAGGGCAGAGGCTGTACATTTACAATATTTGGAGTTGATAATAAAAAATAA